ATAGTCGTAGCGGCGGTTTTCCATGTGTTCTCCTCTTGGAGCGTCGTTTGTGCGAGCGGTCGCGGGCCGCGCCGGGTCCTGTCATGACGCCCGCCCACGGGGCCGCGCGCCCGCCCGCGCGTGGGAGCGCGGCGTTCGTAAGCTACAGGCCACTAGCATGGCCGGCGCCCGGCTGTCCATTGTGCGGTTCTCAGGTGCAAGGAAAACGGGTCGCGGCCTCCAGGCGCGCGGGACGCCGGCGTCATTGGCAATGCGCGGCGCGACGCGCTAGAGGAGTGGGAACACGTCAACACGCGACGGGAGCTTGCCATGGCGAAGTTGAACACCCCCTTGTGCGATCTGCTCGGCATCGAGCACCCCGTCATCCAGGCGGGCATGGGCTGGGACAGCCGCGGCTCCACCACGCCGCCGAAGCTGGTGGCGGCGGTTTCCGAAGCGGGCGGGCTCGGGGTCATCGGCGGGAGCCCGCTCAAGCCTGAGTTCATTCGCGAGCGCATCCGCGCCGTCCGGGAACGGACGGACCGTCCCTTCGGCGTGGACATCACGCTGCCGCGGCTGGCGCAGACGCCCTACGCGGACGTCGGAAACGTGCGCGAGTTCCTGGAACGCACGCATCCCGACCACGTGCGCTTCGTGCGCGACGCCATCGAGGAGTTCGGGCTCGAGACCCAAGGCCCGGACCCCTGGTCCAAGGTCAAGACCCCGGACATGGTGCAGCGGCAGTTGGACGTGATCCTGCAGGAGGGCGTGCGGGTGCTGGCCGTGGGCCTGGGAGATACCGCGGAGGTGGTGCCGCTGGCCCACGAGCGCGGCATGAAGGTGCTGGCGCTGTGCGGCAACGTCAAGCAGGCGGTGGGGCACGCGGCCAACGGCGTCGACGCGGTCATCGCGCAGGGCTACGAGGCCGGCGGGCACACCGGGCGGATCGCCAACTTCCCGCTGATACCCCAGGTCGTGGACGCGGTCAGCCCCACGCCGGTGGTCGTGGCCGGGGGCATCGCCGACGGGCGCGGTCTGGCCGCGGCGCTCAGCCTGGGAGCGGTGGGGGTGTGGTGCGGCACGGTCTTCCTGGCCAGCGCGGAGAGCGAGATCCACGCCGACTACAAGACCCAACTCATCCAGGGCCGCACCGAGGACTTCGTGCTCGATCGCTTTCCCAGCGGCAAGCCCAGCCGCCACTACCGCAGTCCCGTGATCCGCAAGTGGGAAGAATCGGGCTTGACACCCCTGGAGATGCCGTTCCAGGGGGTGCTCAACGACCAGTTCCGGGTGGCCGCGGAGCAGGGCAGCCGGGTGGACGTGATGAGCGTGCCGGGTGGACAGATCGCCGGGCTGCTCGGAGAGAAGGACGTGCGCCCGGCCGCCGAGATCATCGAGGCCATGGTGCGGCAGGCAGCCGAGGTGCTGAAGGCCGGCGCCGGTCTGGCCGCGGCTGATTGAACGCAACCCGCGCCGCGTCAGGTGTCCGAGCGCCGGTAGCCGGTGTTGGTGCCGCCGCTCTGGGAACGCAGATAGTTCTCCACGTCCGAGAACGTGTCCATCATCAACTGCTGTCGCGCGGCCACGAGCTGGTCCGTGCGCAGGGCCTGAGACCAGGGGAGGTCCTTGCCCACCTGCACGGCGATCTTGGCGGACGCCAGCGCGGCGGGATGGCGCGAGCCGATCTCGCCGGCGAGCTGGAGGGTGACTTCCTCGAGCTCGGCCTCCGGCACCGACGCCGACACCAGGCCGAAGCGGTCCGCATCCGCGCCCGAGAAGTTCCGCCCGCTGAAGTGCATGATGGCCGCCTTCTTGGCCGGAATCCCGGTGTGGTACAGGGAACTCAGGGCCATCTGCCCGAAGCTGCCGCGCACGATCTCGGGCATGCCGATCTTCGCGCTGTCCGCGGCGATGGCGATGTCGTGGCAGGTCATGAGCGCCATGCCGCCGCCGAGGCAGTGGCCGTGCACCTGGGCGA
This genomic stretch from Deltaproteobacteria bacterium harbors:
- a CDS encoding enoyl-CoA hydratase/isomerase family protein, translating into MAQEWSYIVLERLGGGVARISFNRPEKRNALSQAMTGEILGALETVRADPDVRVVVTRGNGPCYCAGADLHDLRTLHKEPPRDWDRSHPNMLFYESFRNYPKVTIAQVHGHCLGGGMALMTCHDIAIAADSAKIGMPEIVRGSFGQMALSSLYHTGIPAKKAAIMHFSGRNFSGADADRFGLVSASVPEAELEEVTLQLAGEIGSRHPAALASAKIAVQVGKDLPWSQALRTDQLVAARQQLMMDTFSDVENYLRSQSGGTNTGYRRSDT
- a CDS encoding nitronate monooxygenase family protein; translated protein: MAKLNTPLCDLLGIEHPVIQAGMGWDSRGSTTPPKLVAAVSEAGGLGVIGGSPLKPEFIRERIRAVRERTDRPFGVDITLPRLAQTPYADVGNVREFLERTHPDHVRFVRDAIEEFGLETQGPDPWSKVKTPDMVQRQLDVILQEGVRVLAVGLGDTAEVVPLAHERGMKVLALCGNVKQAVGHAANGVDAVIAQGYEAGGHTGRIANFPLIPQVVDAVSPTPVVVAGGIADGRGLAAALSLGAVGVWCGTVFLASAESEIHADYKTQLIQGRTEDFVLDRFPSGKPSRHYRSPVIRKWEESGLTPLEMPFQGVLNDQFRVAAEQGSRVDVMSVPGGQIAGLLGEKDVRPAAEIIEAMVRQAAEVLKAGAGLAAAD